One genomic segment of Pseudomonas sp. p1(2021b) includes these proteins:
- the rmuC gene encoding DNA recombination protein RmuC has protein sequence MLEERLGSAQLAQEGLQAQLDASRDEISDLSEANVLKQTTLAAQARELELLQIDRDNARDAAHAWQLERANREAELRRLEAQAARLEAELREQQESHQQRLEDLQQARDTLRAQFAEMATKIFDEREQRFAQTSQQHLGQLLDPLKERIQAFEKRVEESYQQEARERFSLGKELERLQQLNLRLSDEATNLTQALKGQKTQGNWGELILERVLEHAGLEKGREYQTQVSLKSADGERYQPDVLIMLPGDKQVVVDAKVSLTAYQQFVGDPNTESAQAALKQHVQSLRSHVKGLSSKDYNRLDGLHSLDFVLLFVPIEAAFSAALQAEPNLFQEAFDRQIVIVSPTTLLATLRVIDSLWKQERQSQNAREIAERAGWLYDKFVLFIQDLDELGSRLQQVDKAYAAARNKLCEGRGNLVSRSEQLKLLGARASKSLPGDLLERALADGVMADEALTEPGSDGG, from the coding sequence CTGCTCGAAGAGCGCCTTGGCAGTGCCCAGCTCGCCCAGGAAGGCCTGCAGGCGCAGCTGGACGCCAGCCGCGACGAAATCAGCGACCTGAGCGAAGCCAATGTGCTCAAGCAGACCACCCTGGCGGCCCAGGCCCGCGAACTGGAACTGTTGCAGATCGACCGCGACAACGCTCGCGATGCCGCCCACGCCTGGCAGCTGGAGCGGGCCAACCGCGAGGCCGAACTGCGCCGCCTGGAAGCCCAGGCCGCCCGCCTGGAAGCCGAGCTGCGCGAACAGCAGGAAAGCCACCAGCAACGCCTCGAAGACCTGCAGCAAGCCCGCGACACCTTGCGTGCCCAGTTCGCCGAAATGGCCACCAAGATCTTCGATGAACGCGAACAGCGCTTCGCCCAGACCAGCCAGCAGCACCTGGGCCAGTTGCTCGACCCGCTCAAGGAGCGCATCCAGGCCTTCGAAAAGCGCGTGGAGGAAAGCTACCAGCAGGAAGCCCGCGAACGCTTCTCCCTGGGCAAGGAGCTCGAGCGCCTGCAGCAGTTGAACCTGCGCCTGTCCGACGAAGCCACCAACCTGACCCAGGCACTCAAGGGCCAGAAGACCCAGGGCAACTGGGGCGAGCTGATCCTGGAGCGGGTGCTGGAGCATGCGGGCCTGGAAAAGGGCCGCGAGTACCAGACCCAGGTCAGCCTCAAGAGCGCCGACGGCGAGCGCTACCAGCCCGACGTACTGATCATGCTGCCAGGCGACAAGCAGGTGGTGGTCGATGCCAAGGTCAGCCTGACCGCCTATCAGCAATTTGTCGGCGACCCCAACACCGAGAGCGCCCAGGCGGCCCTCAAGCAGCACGTGCAGTCGCTGCGCAGCCATGTCAAAGGCTTGTCCAGCAAGGACTACAACCGCCTCGATGGCCTGCACAGCCTGGATTTCGTCCTGCTCTTCGTGCCCATCGAAGCGGCGTTCTCCGCCGCCCTGCAGGCCGAGCCGAACCTGTTCCAGGAGGCCTTCGACCGGCAGATCGTCATCGTCAGCCCCACCACCTTGCTGGCCACCTTGCGGGTCATCGACAGCCTGTGGAAGCAGGAGCGTCAAAGCCAGAACGCCCGGGAAATCGCCGAGCGCGCCGGGTGGCTGTACGACAAGTTCGTGCTGTTCATCCAGGACCTGGACGAACTGGGCAGCCGCCTGCAGCAGGTGGACAAGGCCTATGCCGCAGCGCGCAACAAGCTCTGCGAAGGGCGCGGCAACCTGGTCAGCCGCAGCGAGCAGCTCAAGCTGCTGGGTGCCCGGGCCAGCAAGAGCCTGCCGGGCGACTTGCTCGAGCGGGCCCTTGCCGATGGGGTGATGGCCGACGAAGCGCTTACTGAACCAGGCTCAGATGGCGGTTGA